The following coding sequences lie in one Panicum virgatum strain AP13 chromosome 6N, P.virgatum_v5, whole genome shotgun sequence genomic window:
- the LOC120678757 gene encoding putative glucose-6-phosphate 1-epimerase: protein MPAPGPAGAAASPSPLPPQLPSPFAELVKSPSGLEKVVLRGSRNCCVEVYLYGGQVTSWKNDNGEELLFLSSKAIFKPPKAIRGGIPICFPQFGTHGNLEQHGFARNRFWTIDNDPPPLPANPAIKAYVDLILRPSEEDLKIWPHSFEFRLRVALGPSGDLSLTSRIRNTNTDGRPFSYTFAYHTYFSVSDISEVRVEGLETMDYLDNLKAKERFTEQGDAIVFESEVDKVYLAAPSKIAIIDHEKKKTFVVTKEGLPDAVVWNPWDKKAKAMQDFGDGEYKNMLCVEPAAVEKPITLKPGEEWKGRLALSAVPSSYCSGQLDPLKVLQC from the exons ATGCCCGCCCCTGGccccgctggcgccgccgcctcaccgtcgccgctgccgccacagCTGCCGTCGCCGTTCGCGGAGCTCGTCAAGAGCCCCTCCGGCCTCGAGAAGGTCGTGCTCCGCGGCTCTCGCAACTGCTGTGTCGAG GTCTATCTTTATGGAGGTCAAGTAACATCATGGAAGAATGACAACGGGGAAGAGTTGCTTTTTCTCAGCAGCAAG GCTATTTTCAAACCTCCAAAAGCCATTCGTGGTGGTATACCCATCTGCTTTCCCCAA TTTGGAACTCATGGAAATCTTGAGCAGCATGGGTTCGCAAGGAACCGGTTTTGGACCATTGACAATGACCCACCTCCTTTACCAGCAAACCCTGCTATTAAAGCTTATGTTGATCTGATTCTAAGGCCTTCTGAAGAAGATTTAAAGATCTGGCCTCATAG TTTTGAGTTCCGCTTGAGAGTTGCTCTTGGACCTTCTGGAGATTTGAGTCTCACCTCTCGAATCAGGAATACCAACACTGATGGAAGACCTTTCTCTTACACATTTGCATATCACACATACTTCTCTGTCTCTGACATAAG TGAGGTGCGTGTTGAAGGGCTGGAAACAATGGACTACCTTGACAACTTGAAGGCAAAGGAGCGTTTCACAGAGCAAGGAGATGCTATTGTTTTTGAATCGGAG GTTGATAAAGTTTATCTTGCTGCACCCTCAAAAATTGCAATAATTGATcatgagaagaaaaaaacattTGTTGTGACAAAAGAAGGGCTTCCAGATGCTG TTGTTTGGAACCCCTGGGACAAGAAGGCTAAAGCTATGCAAGATTTTGGGGATGGAGAATACAAGAACATGTTGTGTGTGGAACCTGCAGCTGTTGAGAAGCCTATTACTCTGAAGCCTGGTGAAGAGTGGAAAGGAAGACTTGCCCTCTCAGCTGTCCCTTCCAGTTACTGTAGCGGACAATTGGATCCATTGAAGGTGCTTCAGTGCTGA